From Corvus moneduloides isolate bCorMon1 chromosome 9, bCorMon1.pri, whole genome shotgun sequence:
TTTGAAACTGGTGTCTGTTTCCTGTGTCCATACTGAAACATTGCTTGCATCTGAAAACCTTGGAACTGAGACTCTTCAGAAGCTCCGAAAGTTAGTTCTCATGGCTGACACATCAGTTCTGTTTTGGAACTAATCTGTGTCCTATTTTAAAAACTGGCAATCTAGATCTTTTAGTGCTTTTAAATGATACAGAATAGAAAGATACAAAGATCAAGAATGTAGATGCAGAATAATTGCTGTAtaagatgcatttttatttagtattGCCTATGGATTAGTTGTTCAAGCTACATACCTGTTAGGTAGATGGTGGCTTCCAAAAGAAGTGCTTCCACCAGGGCCCACAAATAATCTTAAACCTTCTTCTAAAAGgcaaatgaattaaaatatgttAGCTTTCTTTAACGTTGCCCTAGCTAAATCtaagtaattttaaatctaCCAGTTCTGTAGCTGATACTTTCAGATGCAAATACTTTAAGTAATGAGGAACCAACTCCTACATGGTGTAGGTTGGAGGAGCTACCTTTGTCATAGCTTAGTACTTGCTCTTTTAGGCTTAAAGTAATGATCTGGGAAAGCTCCCTGAGTCATGTGAGGGTATTTTCAATTTCTGGTAGACAAGATGAAGCAGAAAATTTAGCAATCCACATGCACAGTCCTTATGAATACAAACAACAGGGACTGTGAAGAGAATGGGTTTTCCTAAGGCCTGTAAATGTATGTCAATTTTCCCTAAGCTTCCTTACTGATCTCCATACCTTCTGCACTTGAGTCTAAACTGAAGTCTTGACTCTGGAGTATTTTTTCAACTATATCATCAGCATCAACTCTGGTAGCATCAACCCTCTTCAGCTGTGACTCCACAGAGTCTTGCTTTACGGGAtgtctgcaaaaataaatatatgtagaGCTCTTAGACATAATAAAGTAATTTACTTGTGCTACATAAGGCTTTCAGATTAAGTGTACCTGCATTGTTTTTCCGATGGTGCATCTTCAGTAGATGTGTCAGTATCAGCTTCAGTTACTTTTGGCTCAGTCTCTTCACATGGCTCTAGAATACTTCCAGTTCCTGTTGAGGTACTTCCCACTGAGGTACTCCCCACTGAGGTGTTTCTCCTGTGGCAGAGTTCAGACAGACTGGATGATCTAGAATGACATGTGCTATAACCTATTGGGAAAATGCAGGAGAGAGGGGTTACGTATGTTCTTGACAGGCCAGGTCCATCCTAAAACCGGAATTTGTGTTTTGTCTTCTGAAGGGACTTCAAAAAGCCCTATGAATGTATGTGCATGCATCAACTAGACAACTGACTTCAGGTTTTGTATTCTAACAcatgccattttctttttgttctaaGTAATTCCTGTTTATATCATAACAAGTAGAATGACAAATACCATCCCCTTCAGCTTTTAGAGCTAAGTCTCCATTTTTTTTACTCATGGAAGAGGTGAAAATCTCATTCAGATACATTAATTGGCGGGAGCGAAGGCAAAAAGCTGTCTTGCATCTGAAGAGATAATCCAGTGTAATtttaagaggggaaaaaatgttacCCTTGCCACACCTGAAACTCCTAGGAAAATGctttcaacccaaaccctttttaaaacataaagtCAACTAATTTTCTCCTGTCTAagcctgtgaaagaaaaataatccccAACAACTCATAACAAAATTGTGAGCAGCTACCTGACAGTTTTGATTGCTGACTTGCATAGCTTGATGTTCTGGAATGTCCACATGCACCAAGTTCATCTGGGACTGAGGCACTCTTTGATGGGACATCTGCAACATGTGCAAGTCAGACAGTGTTCCTAAAGCCAGCTTTATTGCTACTTTCTCTGTAATCTTGATTAGATTCAAAAGTCATATTTCCCAGAGGAATTACAGACTTGACACTGATTTTCTACAAACCTTTTGAAGATTGAAGTGCTGCAAAAATGTTAATGAATatacattctttaaaaaataaaaatcataataTGTATCTGAGCAAAACAGAGAGTACCATTGGGTTAGAAAGATTTGTATGAAATGTAGCTGTAGATTTGTGTAGTGTCAATATTAAAGAGATGACCATGCTTTTCTCCAGTATCATAATAGAATGTTGTGCCAGACgttttctgtctgaaaagcTAACCTGCATAAAATTTCAGCTGTGCTTGAAGTAGAAACTCACAAGCCATGTAAGaaggttcctctgcaggccaaCTGTCAGCATCCCTTTCagatttgaagtattttgtacATCTCCTTGAAACTATGATGCCAGTTATAAAAGCATTGAAAAATTAAGAGCATTATTCTATACCTGCTATACCCAGATGCGctacttttaaattttctccACCTTTCCTGTCTTCATGCAAAGACTCTGATTCTCCAGCAATTGCTATAGATGTTGCTGTGGAAGGAGgtctgtaagaaaaaaaggcGGTTAAGATTTGCTGTACTTCTGTTGTAATCCCTCCAAATCGATCAGCACatagttttcatttcaaatatgTTGGCATAATTCATACTGTGCATCAATTTAACAGACCTGCaattcttttctgaaaacatgCTGCCTAGTCCCCTATTgaaagaaatgaacaaaaaaagaagcttttgcTATTGAGCTTAAGGACATTTTACAGAATCAATCTGCTCAGCCCTCAGGCTTCTGGAGATCCTGggaaaggcttttccttttctgatgaTGGGTGGAGTGATGTGTCTTTAACCTGAAgttgtttcttatttttgttaagTGTATGAATCACAGGACAGTTTACATGCTAAGAATATATGTAATTCAGTACTTGATGGAATACACATAAAGGTGGTAcgtaaaaaaacccccagcatgCACAACAGTTGGCCAAGTTGGCTTGTGTGCTGTGATGTACTCCTGGCTTTGTTTCATCCCTGTTACAGGACAGGAAATGATTCTGGGCTGATAACCCTCCCAGCTCCTAATAAAGGGGTCTATGAACCATCTCCATGTATTGCCCTCTAAATTCTACCtcctacaaaataaaaaaggtaaattaTGTATgacataatttatattttagttcAATATTAAAAGGCTTTTAATAATGCTTAAATGCTTGTTTGAGTTAATACCAAGACCCAAAGggagattttattaaaatactaaaCCTCTTAGTTTGGGTTTTGCTAGTGCAAAAGAAACTAATTAGAAAATGACAAAGCACAAGCAATTTCTTGTGAGCAAATACAaccaaaatacatttcaagATGTTAcctacaggggtttttttatgctttGTTGTTTCCTACTTTGGGAACAGACTGTTGGTCTGCATACAAGTGGGTTGACATTTTTAGATTTGACATATTCAATAAATTAGTCACTGTCTTCATGTAGAGTAACATAGCCCTTCTTAGGTTATGTTTGAAAgtaaatagagaaagaaaaaagcacatcTAGAAATACAGTGCCTGTGTGACTTAACTGTATAACATACTTCTGAAAGCAAGAACGGAATGGTTTCAGGGATGTCATCCCATATCAAACCCCAAGGCTTCGAGGCTTCTTCATAAAATATGTAGTTGGTTCCAGATTGTGAAACTGTTCTAAggttcatttttccttctacaAAGGACATCTGGATTAGATAAATTTTTTGTTCCGTTTGTGTTGAAAGTTTATGTTCCAGGAAGCGGTTATATCACCAGTTTGGAAGAAAATGCCAAGTCTGAATAATTTGAGTTAGCGATTTCTTCCTAGGAATTCAGAAAGCTATTTAGGTACTAATTTAAACTCCTTCAGTACTAGGCAGtaaaaaacagaaatacatttctttgtTAGTATCCAAGACTAATGATTTTAGCCTTTGAGTAATTGTTCATCAGTTCCAGTGACATATTTATTAGTAGGTCTGACTCTAAAGTAAATGTACTAAAGTTGTTCTGAAGTAAAAGAGGTGCTAAGTAACTAGGGATACAGAAAAGTTTTGCCCAATCAGACAAATTCAGATAATATCCTCTTGCTATTTATTCAATAAGCACAAGATGAGATTCTACAGTGTTCAGTGTTCTATTCTTCTCATTAAAGGTTGgtagaagagaaaagaaaggacatTTAGTCAGGTAAGGGTACATTTAAGAGTTCTGTGGTGAATCACCTAAGCTAGAGTGGTACAGAATCACAGCACAACTATTACACTTCCTTAACTACAGATTAAGGACAAGGTCAAAGGATCCTCAATGTATGGAAGTGAATTTTCCTAGCTACCTGCCCCCTCAGAGGTTACCTCTTGCATCTTTTACTAACTTGCAGAATGTCTTTGCTAACTAAATGTCTGTAAGTGCATTGTCTTGTACTAAGTTGAATCACGCTTCTGTTGTGTTTGTTGGGGTCTTTTTTGCaaatgaatatttcaaaatcaCCTGAGACTTGTGAATAAAAGGTATAGCAGCACCTTTTCCAGACACAAGGATTAGTCAGATCACCCCGTACCAAGTATATTTATATAAGGTTGCTGCAGGAACAGTTTCcctgaagtggttttttttacattacaGAGATACAGGCAAGTATTCTGTGCTTGATACTAAGTATCTAACAGCAAGAAGCTCTGTGACGCTTCTACTGGCAATTTTACCATGTTAGTCATTATTCAGCTACCGTGCCATttatttgtgcctttttttttttttttttaaagtactgttGCCAGATTGGAGAGATGTGAAAACACAAATCAGAAGTGTAATTCTCAACATGGAATGTACAATCAAAACACCACCCTACAGAGATTTTTTACAAACTTACGTTTTAAAGCACGGGTCTCCAGACATCAGCTGCATGTTGATCAAAACCTacacataaagaaaacaaaatccaccataaggaaaagaaaaattggtcTGTGACACATACATGGTCATGTAAGTAAGTTATATTTGCCACAAATGTTacatttaaggaaaacaaaatgccGTAATCATACATGCAAATAAACACACTAAGGCAAACAACTACATCTTTTTTCTTAGTAGGCGTACAAACAACACAAAATACCATTTAAAGTAAGATATTTACACATACAAGATTCTGAAAAAGACACATAGATCAAGGAGAATCTTagaattattaataattaagaTGTCTtcaagggaaaaacagagccAAGAAACTTAAAACCTGAATGAGCAAACAAGAGTATTGTTTAGACCAGTAGGTGCTGAATATGTTCTTTGCTGAGGGTGTTCAGCAAACTGCTGGCTCTCAGGACAGGTTGTGCTAACATCAGAGACACAGCAAAACCACACAGGGTAAATAAGCCATAGGACACAGTGCATTGAAGGCCTGTTAGGCAGGTCAAAGCCATCAATTACAAGTGTTCTGGACAGTCTGTGACTGTCAGAGATGAGAAAATCCATGCATAGACAGTATACTGAATAATGTGGGAAATTAATCCCAGTGTCTCAgtaggaaaagaattttttttttaattgcctgaAACATTCttaatggaattattttcaGGTTTATGGAGCTTATTCAGTTTTTTAGCTCCCTGGACTAATGGAAGAGAATGTCAGAGTGGGTTTCTTTTAAGAATTCTCCCCAACTGTTACAGTGATTACTATcaaataaaaacaggaaaatcccAGGAGTCATGGAGATATTGAAGGTGGCTTGTACATAAATAAGCCAATTAATAGATTCACTCTCAGAAAGATGCACAGAAAGTTGCTCAGTCTTGAAGATACCATATATTAATTTGTTCATTTTACAGCTCCCCTTAGACTAGGAACaccttttaaaagcttttcttttacagcTATTCAGCTCCATTTCAAAGTGTAGGACAAATTCTGGTTTTGACTGTGTGGATTTTAATGATTGTCTCTAAACAACACTTTTGGTTTTACTTTAAATAGCTTTCCTTCCAGAAAGAGGTTCAGCAAAtaagttttaaatttcattaagtGCTTAAAAATACCACTTGTTCTCTGCTTTATTGCTTTAAGTATGATAAAGGAAATAAGTTACTTTAAGAATGGAGTTATCTTGTCTTGTATTTTTGGTATCATAACCTTCCAGTAAACAGCGACGAGTGGTATTTCCCGATCCAGCAAACTCTGCTAGATTTAGATCTGCAAATCCCAGCTGTTAAGAGAAAATGACAAAGTTAGTAGTAAGCATTTGACTAAATGAAGGTACTTGATAATTACACATTGAGTACCACTCAGTAGCAGTTTCTTTCAAATATGTGTAAGAGGATGCCTATTAAAGGGAATGGACTgaggcaaaaagcagaaaaaaacccctgagtGTAAAATCCAGCATAGTTccattttcagttaaaaatttaaagtgcagaaagagaaaaagaatgaggagagttttctttattttttaatgtgaatgtAAATGTTTACTTTTACTAACCCTTTCCGCATACCagcttggaagaaaaaagttctgGTGGTATAACACTGTTACATACTTACTAAACACACTGATTGAAAGTTCCAACAACACTGTGTCACTACAATGCACATAATGAAATCATGGGTATTACGTACTATTCTGTAATTACTTTAAAAGGGCATAAAAtggcaagaaagaaaagcttatCTGTAGGCAAAATTAGCTACATCTCAATTTACCTTTGCATAtgcctttcctccttttaattcctagaaaaaaaaggaaaaaagacacacCATTAAGCCATTAAATAGACTGACTCaggatttttgtttgggtttggtttttttaaatctcaccACACATTTGCTAGACTATGCTGTTGTCATTTAGACCTTAATATTCATAATGCCTTTGGAGCAGGCCAGCAAGACACTGTTGTCTTGGAGAGAGGAAGGGCAAGTGCCCGATGCCAGCTGGCATTTGGCTCTTACAAGGTCTGGCCCCAAAGGTAGGACGTGCTGCCTGCAAAATTCTGGTACTTAGCACAGTTCAAGGCTTCTAAGCTTACTGCTGTTTAATGGAAGTATCAATCAAGGGCTAACTTTATAAACACTGAGGAGTAATTCCTTTGCTGCCCTGCtggaaaaagggttttcttcaatAAGAATATAAAACCCCCATGAATTAGTCAAAGTAAAGTAAGTAATAAGATTACTACAAAATTTTGACTAAAGGAATACCTGATGTGATTGCAGCTAAAATTTGCTTTATGAAGTTTATCAGAcattcaaaaattaaaacaaagcaaaggaaaaaaagcacaagaaaagaggaaaggaggtGAAAAAATCTACTTACCTTCCGTACAGACACCCTGCAAGTGCAAGTATCCAGAATCCCTGTTGTGGCACTGGCACTGATTTTACACATAAAGAAGAACTTTTTCTTCCAGCGGACACAATTTGCCTGTACTACCTCCCTGCAAGTAGAGAGCATATGCTCAGTGTTAGTTGCACATATGTTCAGAAGCATACGCTGCAGTAAGACAGCTGAAGAACAAACACTGGTTCCACTGCTTGTGGAGTGGTCACTTCATGCAAATTATGTTCCAAGGCCTGAATAATCTCCCATTCTGCTCTTAACAGTGTAGCATGACTAAAAACTGTTCCAAACCTTGAACACAGTATTAGACCTCTAGAAGAATTCAACAGCCATGTGTTTTTGCAAATGAATGAGAGCgtaatttctgcattttgcatCAGGAGAGTGAAGTCTTCCAGAACATTAGCTCCCAGGCACTGTCTCCCAAGCTGCTGAGCTTTGCAGTGTGCTCAAGATAGTATCTTTTGACAAACAGTTTTTCAGTTCAGAGAAAAGGAGCATCATACAAGCAAAGCTACATAAATTTGAGGCCTGGAAAGTAGAAAGGAGATGATGTGCAATAACCAGACACAAAGTAATACACTTGGGACAAAtgagaatttcagcttcataCTGTGAGCTTGCCATTTGAGAGCAAAATAAGCTGACACATCTGAAGGGATCTGTTTCTCACTGGAGGAGAACAGTCTGAGTATGATGCAGCTGAGACAAAGGCAAGATGAAGGATGCTTTCAGTTACAAATGTCATTTTATAAGGCTCAGACAACACATTCTGTTTGGGTAACTGACCAAGAACAGACTCCAAAATGAACAGCTACAGGAAGGACAACTAGAAAACCCCTgtatcttaaaagaaaaaaatacatctaatAAAAATACACTGGTGATTCAAATACTTGACAGACCAAATAACTTTTAAGTCAAATGAGAAATGGTTATGACCAAAATGAAGCATAGTCAAACACCCATTTAAAACTGAGAGTTAGAAGGCCTCAAACTACAGAGCAAGTTTCTAGAACAGTTTTCAAGTAAGAGAAGTAGATGCATAGGAAGTCTTTACAGTATTTTACCACAAGGTTGGCCAGTTTTTCACTAACGGGGGACATAAGGACTGTAATTCTGAGGACTTGCCTCAATAATCAAAAGTTCTTTTCTAGCCCCATGTTTCTAAACTCACAACTTGGAACTGTGAAGAAACTGATAATTTTTTCTACCACTCTGATCACTGAAGTACAGTCttcacatataaaaatatttttcctttttcctcttccgTTTTTCTAATACATACATTCCTATGTTTTATACTAACTTCTGACAGCAGCTCATTATCGAAGAAGCAGTTTGATAGCTTTAGCAGATAGAATTCTGTGGTTGTGCATAAGCTGGAGCCAGAGTTCATCACGTGtatagaaaaatgaagaattgcAGGGTGCTCACAAAAGCTCcctttgctgtgctggtgagACTGTCAGCTCCAGTACTCACTGGCACTGTGACTTCCTAAGGTGGGAATAAGCCAGACTGCCTAAAATGAGTCAGTTTAATGACCACAACAGATGAATAGATTCTGATGATACAACACTGAGTCATATTCAAGCATGTGACCTCAAAGGAACATGGTCTGTAAACACCATGATCTACTCTTTATCTAGTACGTTTTACATTGCAAACTTTCCTgtactttgggaaaaaagaatccCATCCTGCTGTCATGTGagttatttaaatacaaaaaagaacagaattttaaaaagccaaattaCAAGTAGTTACATCTCTATTGAAACAGGCTCAGACAAGAAGACATCAAGTAAAATACACCCTTAAAAGGGATAATTGATAACTGCTAACATTTGTGACACATATAATACAGTGCCACTAAACAAAGCGTTCACTTGTCATCCATACAAGTCAGAAGATCCTTTCTCTTTACATCTGTTTTTTACACAAGTAGGACAGCAGCCATCATCATCCTTCCCACCCTCTCCTTGTCACCCAGGACACCACTACCAATAAGAGCATCACTTCTGCTGCTATTCATCATTTTGCTAAGTTCTTGTAGTGTTTTTACGTCTGTAACATCTCCAGTTAGTAAGTAATGATACTTTTTTCCCATTGAAAAAGTGTTCTTGTAAACTCATTAAGTCAAAATGATGTGCCAAAATCTTTGTACAACTTAGTATTATGGTTCAAGTTGTTTCTGCTTCTCCCAACAGccttctgcctctgcagcaaAGTCAAAGCAGCTGCACATTCTACAGAGTGTTCCAGACATCACTCACATTGTAGCTAAAGATAATGCAGTGAACATTAAACGTATTTTTGCTTGTAAATGCAAGATAAATGTAAGCAACATCTGCTTGAGAAATAAAAGTGTCCTTAAAACTTTTCAGgattttgaatttatttcaaCATACCAATACTACTATATGGATATCATGGTTCAAGTAAGGAAGATAGCACGAAACCACTCTGCTTTTGATAGATTCAGTCCACTCATATCACAGGTCAGGATTTGCAAACAAGAAGTAGAAGTGACAGTAAAAAAGCCTCAGTTGTGGATACTGATGGTctaatttttgtaaaaataaaatcaaaaccaggaatactgctttcttctcatgaggatgtcaaaaaaaaagtatcattAGTTTCTTTCACTGGCACCTAAATCACAAGACATTAGAAAAATTTgtacacaattaaaaaaaaaacccaactgccccaaatcccactAAACAGTTCTTCTAATTCCACTGtataaaagaaagaattgatgtattttaataattttttagtaAAGAGGAGTACCATCTAGCTATTCCCATCATGCTGAAAAAACAAGGTCAAATAATCAGAACATTTCACTTCAACAGTAACATCTAAGTTTATAAGATTCTTCGTTAAGTGCAAGGccttcagaaaataaacagctgTATTGATTGGCTGCTATGGAAATGAACCCAGATAACTTTTGGCAGCTGTGCCGGTGCCGCAGGCATGCTGGGGAGAGCTTTCCGTTCTGAGTCAGTTTCCTATGAGCCTCCCAGTCACTTTACCAcatgcaaagcaaaaccagttgTTTTCTTAATCAAAACATATCTTAGTTACCAAGATGCACTGGAATACGTACTAGGCTGTAGTGCTTCGGTGTAACTTAATAAATGCTGTCAGTAATATGTAACCAAGAATAAATTCAATAAACAGATACTGTAAGATAAAGTGACTCCAAAGTATAATGTAAGTTACCatcactgttttttctttagagGGACAATTTCACATTGACTAAACTCCAAATACAAGATTTCAGCTGTAAACAAGACCTTATTTGTATATATTTCATATACTGTACACAATTGCCACTTAAAATGTTGAATAAAAGtattggatttttcttttgaccctcaacagaggaaaaagtaaactcaaataaaagaaacaataaatcCTAATCCAGTCACCTCCTCATCCTAAATTGTTAAAAAGagatggacttttttttttttaagatgttgtGTTCATTAGATTGTTTGTTCATGGATAAAATCTATGACTAATGCCTTGTTCAGCAAATAGctacaaatgcaaaaataaatcacttctAAGGACCTTAAGTGTCATAGGAAAGATTCCTTCTTGATAAATGGAAAAGCTTTAGCATGAGAGGCTCTGAAATAAAGAAGCCAAAACTCCTTGTGGACATTTACCAAAAGACTGTGTTCCATTAATCGGAAAAATTAAGAAGTTTTTATCTGAATTATTCTAAACAGCCAGTTAGAATCTTTAGCTATATTATGTTAAACTGCTTGGGTTTGTAGTGCCATTATTTTAGATTTATTGGTTACCAAAGAAACAATAAATTGGGATCATTTGTTTTAAGAGGCCATTCAGTCTTTGTATCAGACTATGTTCACATGAAAATACTTCCAGAACTACTTTTAGATTCAGCTGGGTCAGTACACTTCTTTATGTCAAAGAAAGTGGTGTTTGCTTATGCACCTTACAGCTTGTGGACAGAACATGAGTTATCTACTCACTGTAAATACCTTGAAAAAAATAGCTTCTTCACTACATGAGGTAAATGAGCATATTATTATCTTTTAAAGCTAGTAATTTGATGAGAGAGTCACCTAagttttgcttgtttattttagAAGAAGAGCTATCATGTTGATAAGATGGCCTGAGGGcagtgaggctgctgctgctccactcCTCAGATGCAAGCAGCAGCGAGGCTTAAGAGGTATTCCCGGGAAGCCCCCACTCCGAGCACACAGAGCCGGCCCGCTGGTCACAGGCACACGGGGCACTCAGCCAGCCTTAGCCCACCCCTGGGGCTGAGCACGCCAGAGGTCTGCTAggtacatacatacatacatagaGACGTGTATGGCTCCCAGGATATCCCGCCTGCTCCACAGTCCAGCTTGATCCCTGAGCACATCTGCTCCAGAAGCTGGCACCACAGGCACACGGTGCTCTGACTCCTGGTCCCACCCCAGTGGCTAGCATTTGCTTTAACACATCTGGACTCTCTAGTCCCTGGCATGCAAGTGGTCTGGCCCACAGTTCCAggccagctgctggcacagtggACACACAGGGCCCTGTGACCCAAAGTCCCACTTCCGTGGCTTAAATGTGCTCACTCTGGCCTCTCCTGTTGCTGGCAGCCCAGGCCCTGTGACACACTCTTGACTCCAGTTGCTGGTACTCAGACATCCCCTGCCCCGCAATGCACACTGAACAGAGAGCCCTTCCCCCAGGAAAGGGCCACAATGTAGTTCAATACAAAGATACAACAGACAGTACTAATTAGAAACAGATTAGACAAATGTACCAACCAGCAAACTATTTACCCTTTATCCCCTTAACTCCCTGTTTTTCCCCACACTTGCTCCTCCTCAAACTCATCCCTTCCTCCACCTTTCATTCTTCCCCAAATTGTCCCTTAATAAGCCTCTTCCCCTGTATCCCATGATGTGTCTGATAGGCAGCAACTCCCCTCAGTCCAAAATACGTTTTACCAATATGATGGGTTTCCTGCCTGGACAATGGGGCTAAGGCTCtcctggggcagccctgggagggGCCCAGAGTGTCCACTTGTCCAAGCCCATAATTTCAGTTCTCCACCTGCCTGTGTGTCCCTGGGCTTGTGTAGATGGGCTTTGATGGGCTGATGGTTCCTGTGACAGGACTGGGAGTAGCTGGACATGGGTATTATTTTAGGCCCTCCACCCTCCCCGCCTTTGCTTACTGTACTCATTTGTGGGTGGGCAAATGGACTTCTATCACCTAAAGCTTCCTTTGATGGACCCCTCTCTGAATAAACTTAATACAGATAGCTCTGTCCTTCTGATACAAATACAGTATTTAGTAGACTGGAGTTACAGAGTTATTTTTAGTCTAGCAAATAGTCTTTTAAAATGGGAGCAATATCCCATCCATATagatattatatatatatatatatatatatatatgctttcTTTATGCATCTAACatctttcttctgcagaaagCTGGAACACTTAAAGGCCAGTGTCATGATCCTACCTTACAGAGACAGGAATTAAGGCATTAACCTACAATCTAACAGTGTAGCCACACTCCCAGTGGCTTCAGATTCAAGTACTTTACACTAAGATTCAACCTTTCCTAGGCTATCTTTAGTATTAGGATGGTATTGTTGGATATAGAGTTCTCATATATACTATACATTAACACATAATGGTTGGTTTGGCATGTAAGAGAAGAATACCCTCTTGCACTCCTCCTACCCAAAATCTACTTCCATGTAAAATTCACACAGTGTCATAGTTGAAGGAAAGATACAGGTACGCATGCAACAAGGTCCTGGAGCAGTACTAAGCTACACTTTAAATTGTTATCCAATAACCAAATGCTAAATTTAGGCTTCATACAGAAAAGTGCATCACTTGAAGTGCTCGGAGTATGAGCTCCAAAGTATATGCTGTAGCAATAAGCTTATGCAAAGCTTTAATGTATTTCTCTATTCAGGAAGAAATTCGGTTtacttttcctttaatattttgtttccctCACGCCTGAGGCATATAAGATGATAtattttttccaacaaaaccattttttcctAAGCATTGCTAGAAAACCGAACAAAACCAGTCATTTACAAACAGAGCTTGAACGGTTCACAAATTTCAGGACTAAGCAAacagctggctctgcaggaagagCTCCACTTGTTTACAGTGCACAGCTTCCCACTTAATTTGCTGTTAGTACATGCAAAACTCGAACATTTTCTAT
This genomic window contains:
- the FAM102B gene encoding protein FAM102B, encoding MGAERGGRSGAELPWGRPPGSPWPMAFIMMKKKKFKFRVELELDELSSVPFVNGILFCKVRLLDGGSFSGESSREVVQANCVRWKKKFFFMCKISASATTGILDTCTCRVSVRKELKGGKAYAKLGFADLNLAEFAGSGNTTRRCLLEGYDTKNTRQDNSILKVLINMQLMSGDPCFKTPPSTATSIAIAGESESLHEDRKGGENLKVAHLGIADVPSKSASVPDELGACGHSRTSSYASQQSKLSGYSTCHSRSSSLSELCHRRNTSVGSTSVGSTSTGTGSILEPCEETEPKVTEADTDTSTEDAPSEKQCRHPVKQDSVESQLKRVDATRVDADDIVEKILQSQDFSLDSSAEEEGLRLFVGPGGSTSFGSHHLPNRVGSGAYEQVVIKR